A DNA window from Porphyromonas gingivalis ATCC 33277 contains the following coding sequences:
- a CDS encoding DUF1661 domain-containing protein, with amino-acid sequence MARKIFASRTKTKKFSRHLFSVHVTAEKNFPGRNDHFFL; translated from the coding sequence GTGGCGCGTAAAATTTTTGCTTCCCGAACCAAAACAAAAAAATTCTCGCGCCACCTTTTTTCAGTACACGTCACTGCAGAAAAAAACTTTCCCGGCCGGAACGATCATTTCTTTTTATAG